A single window of Brachyhypopomus gauderio isolate BG-103 unplaced genomic scaffold, BGAUD_0.2 sc56, whole genome shotgun sequence DNA harbors:
- the dnajc27 gene encoding dnaJ homolog subfamily C member 27 isoform X2, whose protein sequence is METNVQKRRDNKKSLRVKVISLGNAEVGKSCIIKRYCEKRFVPKYLATIGIDYGVTKVQVRDREIKVNIFDMAGHPFFYEVRNEFYKDSQGVILVYDVGLRESFDGLDSWLTEMKQEMGSQANMESIVFVVCANKVDLTKRRVVDESEGRLWAESRGFHYFETSAQSGEGISEMFQAFFSSITDMCENGGRRPTPEVNIGFTKEQADTIRRIRSSKDSWDMLGVKPGATRHSSCPCHKHSCNPISSVMQASERSVGNNLGYPCPLWSG, encoded by the exons ATGGAGACCAATGTACAGAAACGGAGGGACAATAAGAAATCTCTGCGGGTTAAGGTGATCAGTCTTGGGAATGCAGAGGTTGgcaag agTTGCATCATTAAACGATACTGTGAGAAGAGATTTGTACCCAAATATCTCGCAACAATTGGGATAGATTATGGAGTGACCAA GGTTCAAGTGCGTGACAGGGAAATAAAAGTCAACATTTTTGACATGGCTGGACATCCATTCTTTTATGAG GTACGTAATGAGTTCTATAAGGACTCTCAGGGTGTGATCCTGGTGTATGATGTGGGGCTGAGGGAGAGTTTTGATGGTCTGGACAGTTGGCTCACAGAGATGAAGCAGGAGATGGGCTCTCAAGCCAACATGGAGAGCatcgtttttgttgtttgtgctAACAAG GTTGATTTGACCAAAAGGCGTGTGGTGGACGAGAGTGAAGGCAGGCTGTGGGCGGAGAGCCGGGGGTTCCACTACTTTGAGACGTCTGCTCAGAGTGGTGAAGGCATCAGTGAGATGTTTCAG GCCTTTTTCTCCTCCATAACCGATATGTGTGAGAATGGAGGGAGGAGACCGACTCCGGAAGTCAACATAGGCTTCACCAAAGAGCAGGCTGATACCATACGACGCATCCGCAGCAGCAAGGACAGCTGGGACATGCTGGGGGTAAAGCCTGGAGCCACAAG GCATTCAAGCTGCCCATGCCACAAGCACTCATGCAACCCCATATCATCAGTGATGCAGGCTTCTGAACGGAGTGTTGGTAACAACTTGGGTtatccttgtcctctctggtccgGATGA